In Leopardus geoffroyi isolate Oge1 chromosome D1, O.geoffroyi_Oge1_pat1.0, whole genome shotgun sequence, a single window of DNA contains:
- the LOC123602567 gene encoding olfactory receptor 2D3, producing the protein MGEENQTSVAEFIFFGLSQDLKTQILLFTLFLIIYLLTVFGNLLIIILIFMDSRLHTPMYFFLRNLSFADLCFSTSIVPQVLVHFLIKRKTISFFGCMTQIIVFLLVGCTECALLAVMSYDRYVAVCKPLHYSTIMTHQVCLQLAIGSWASGALVSLVDTTFTFQLPYQGQNIINHYFCEPPALLKLASADTYSTEMAIFAMGVVILLAPVCLILVSYWNIISTVIQMQSGEGRLKAFSTCGSHLIVVILFYGSGIFTYMRPNSKTTKERDKMISVFYTVVTPMLNPIIYSLRNKDVKGALRKLAGRKSFFQRQ; encoded by the coding sequence ATGGGAGAGGAAAACCAAACCTCTGTGGctgagtttattttctttggccTTTCACAGGACTTGAAGACCCAAATCCTGCTATTTACtctttttctcatcatttatcttttgactgtatttggaaaccTGCTCATCATCATTCTCATCTTCATGGATTCTCGACTTCACACTCCCATGTACTTTTTTCTTAGAAACCTCTCTTTCGCAGATCTCTGTTTCTCTACTAGCATTGTCCCCCAAGTGTTGGTCCACTTCCTTATAAAGaggaaaactatttctttttttggatgtATGACACAGATAATTGTCTTCCTTCTGGTTGGGTGTACAGAGTGCGCACTGCTGGCGGTGATGTCTTATGACCGGTATGTGGCTGTCTGCAAGCCCCTGCACTACTCTACTATCATGACCCACCAGGTGTGTCTCCAGTTGGCCATAGGATCCTGGGCCAGTGGGGCACTAGTGTCTCTGGTGGACACCACCTTTACTTTCCAACTACCCTATCAAGGACAGAACATTATTAATCACTACTTTTGTGAACCTCCTGCCCTCCTGAAGCTGGCTTCAGCAGATACTTATAGCACAGAAATGGCCATCTTTGCAATGGGCGTGGTCATCCTCTTAGCTCCTGTCTGCCTGATCCTTGTCTCCTACTGGAATATTATCTCCACTGTGATCCAGATGcagtctggggaggggaggctcaAGGCTTTCTCTACCTGTGGCTCCCATCTCATTGTTGTCATCCTCTTCTATGGGTCAGGAATATTCACCTACATGCGGCCAAACTCCAAGACCACAAAAGAGCGGGATAAAATGATATCTGTGTTCTATACAGTGGTGACGCCAATGTTGAACCCCATAATTTATAGCCTGAGAAACAAGGATGTCAAAGGGGCTCTCAGGAAACTAGCTGGAAGAAAGTCCTTTTTTCAGAGGCAGTGA